In a single window of the Streptomyces sp. NBC_00353 genome:
- a CDS encoding acyltransferase family protein codes for MGGAHRKGGPQTAVHAEEAAAEPVVPAAPKGGRDRYFDALRAFALVRVITYHTFEWPWLGLVFPSMGVMFALAGSLMARSLERPTLRVIRGRLRRLLIPLWVFALVIGTAMLLHGWLPGPDVLYWVLPVGDPPGNAWGEQAWAVLWYLRTYLWFVLLSPVLLRAFRLAPLPVLALSLVPVLALETVGSVPDGRLGSTLSDLSVFLFCWLLGFAHRDGVLDRMRPALVVTVAPVLLAAGAWWAFHHRIDGSYDLDDIPLAQALWSAGFVLLLLRFRPDFAGLARHRVADRIVKVFNARAVTIYLWHEVALMASVPLIDLMWNVPAFERDLPLDSMWFQFTVAWVLIAAAVALFGWVEDIAAKRGPRLLP; via the coding sequence ATGGGAGGCGCACACCGCAAGGGCGGACCGCAGACCGCGGTCCATGCGGAAGAGGCCGCCGCCGAGCCTGTGGTCCCGGCTGCCCCGAAAGGCGGCCGCGACCGCTACTTCGACGCGCTGCGGGCCTTCGCACTGGTCCGCGTCATCACGTACCACACGTTCGAGTGGCCCTGGCTGGGGCTGGTCTTCCCGTCCATGGGCGTGATGTTCGCACTCGCCGGATCGCTCATGGCTCGTTCGCTGGAGCGGCCCACGCTGCGCGTCATCCGCGGCCGGCTGCGCAGACTACTGATCCCCCTCTGGGTGTTCGCGCTGGTCATCGGTACGGCGATGCTGCTGCACGGCTGGCTGCCGGGACCCGATGTCCTGTACTGGGTGCTGCCGGTCGGTGATCCCCCCGGCAATGCGTGGGGCGAGCAGGCGTGGGCGGTGCTCTGGTACCTGCGCACGTATCTGTGGTTCGTGCTGCTGTCCCCGGTGCTGCTGCGCGCCTTTCGCCTGGCCCCGCTGCCCGTGCTCGCGCTTTCCCTCGTGCCTGTCCTGGCCCTGGAGACCGTGGGCAGTGTGCCGGACGGTCGCCTCGGCAGTACCCTCAGCGACCTGTCGGTGTTCCTGTTCTGCTGGCTGCTCGGCTTCGCCCACCGCGACGGTGTACTCGACCGGATGCGCCCCGCACTCGTCGTCACCGTGGCGCCGGTCCTGCTGGCGGCGGGCGCCTGGTGGGCCTTCCACCACCGGATCGACGGTTCCTACGATCTCGACGACATCCCGCTCGCCCAGGCGCTGTGGTCCGCGGGATTCGTGCTCCTGCTGCTCCGCTTCCGGCCCGACTTCGCCGGGCTCGCCCGGCATCGCGTGGCCGACCGGATCGTGAAGGTCTTCAATGCCCGTGCCGTGACGATCTATCTGTGGCACGAGGTCGCACTGATGGCGAGCGTCCCGCTGATCGATCTGATGTGGAACGTTCCCGCGTTCGAACGGGATCTGCCGCTGGACAGCATGTGGTTCCAGTTCACGGTCGCCTGGGTGCTGATCGCGGCGGCCGTGGCCCTGTTCGGCTGGGTCGAGGACATCGCAGCGAAACGGGGGCCACGACTGCTGCCGTGA
- a CDS encoding methyltransferase domain-containing protein, with product MDVSQGYRESWEGFWSATSDAPGEAIWDSDPSLTSVPDSELLLPYADASLPVVDLGCGNGTQTRYLATCFARAIGVDLSHAAIEHARRADTAGVAEFAQLNLVDGDAVRALHERIGDTNVYMRAVIHQSEPPARAAVAAAVATLIGERGRAFVAELTPASRTVLQQAAQAPGGPPRKLRRVFEHGLKPAGATEEEIPDLLRAAGMTTLATGDTSLAQTEYLPDGTRIDLPARWFVLAGG from the coding sequence ATGGACGTGTCGCAGGGCTACCGCGAGTCGTGGGAAGGCTTCTGGTCGGCCACCTCCGACGCCCCCGGCGAGGCGATCTGGGACTCGGACCCGTCCCTCACCTCTGTACCCGACAGCGAGCTGCTGCTTCCGTACGCCGACGCCTCGCTGCCCGTCGTCGACCTCGGCTGCGGCAACGGCACCCAGACCCGCTACCTCGCCACCTGCTTCGCCCGCGCCATCGGCGTGGACCTCTCGCACGCGGCCATCGAGCACGCACGCCGCGCGGACACCGCGGGCGTCGCGGAGTTCGCCCAGCTCAACCTCGTCGACGGTGACGCGGTGCGGGCTCTGCACGAGCGGATCGGCGACACCAACGTCTATATGCGGGCGGTGATCCATCAGAGCGAGCCGCCGGCCCGGGCGGCGGTCGCCGCGGCCGTCGCGACGCTGATCGGGGAGCGTGGCCGGGCCTTCGTCGCCGAGCTGACCCCCGCCTCCAGGACCGTGCTCCAGCAGGCCGCCCAGGCGCCGGGCGGACCGCCCCGGAAACTGCGGCGGGTCTTCGAGCACGGGCTCAAGCCGGCCGGCGCCACCGAGGAGGAAATTCCGGATCTGCTGCGGGCGGCCGGGATGACGACACTGGCCACCGGGGACACCTCACTCGCCCAGACCGAGTACCTGCCCGACGGCACCCGCATCGACCTGCCCGCCCGCTGGTTCGTCCTCGCCGGCGGCTGA
- a CDS encoding ATP-binding SpoIIE family protein phosphatase, with product MDLGVPPQRAPQSRDATAGRVPLAVVVVDAAGLVSHWSTGARRLFGVAREEAIGCPAGELLPVSGALRQDGEPGPDGTYAGFGHGLDSSLSGSVAYPAAGRARVDEPRRGRIDVLWWAYPLVGPGPERLLVLAADAGQLRDADANGSRDSETIAPGFALHTDFPGYQDLAGRLPEILPNMSVHQATRIVSQVLELGYPILEFSHRDRVPVTPDWGVPRRTPRRPAGDPEATADGSHAHRAVPRPELDLEYGAVRERLEFLNEVSGRIGTSLDLERTIREVTRAAVPRFTDFAGTHLRAAVLAGEGFPDGPPDVTTVWHRVWVEHNDEPGRWDDTVPVGESIAFPEHTPFFQCMVTGEPVLIPYVSEEMSNRISGEFEKRDLRPLITHRSLLIVPLKARDVVLGFMVLMRRPGREPFDDMDRTTGAELAARAGLVLDNARMYTYQENVADTLQDSMLPQVEPRMAGCDIATRYLPGARLGRIGGDWFDSVKLPGSRTALVVGDVMGHGLNSAAMMGQLRTAVLTMATMEMPPAQLLRNLDDLAQRLGEQYLATCLYAVYDPIHSELQIANAGHIPPVLVRAEDGRAELLDLPTGAPIGVGGVAFETATVQVRPGDRLVLCTDGLVEVRGQDIGAGLAALCASAAHPAASMDDACDTIIRALNPKGGRKDDVALLMARLNGIPDGDVAEWQLALDPREVARARRLVRGKLLDWELPEAVESAELMVSELVTNAVKHGRTHHIGLRLVRTGALLCEVSDDEPAPAALLNASAHDEFGRGLLVVSGLAREWGTSTTARGKTVWFEQALTRFPRPRSNTR from the coding sequence ATGGACCTCGGTGTGCCGCCGCAGAGGGCACCACAGTCGCGCGACGCCACTGCCGGACGGGTGCCGCTCGCCGTGGTCGTCGTCGACGCGGCCGGACTCGTGTCGCACTGGTCCACCGGGGCCAGACGGCTCTTCGGCGTCGCCAGGGAGGAAGCCATCGGCTGCCCGGCCGGTGAACTCCTGCCGGTCTCCGGGGCGTTGCGACAGGACGGGGAGCCCGGGCCGGACGGTACGTACGCCGGGTTCGGCCACGGACTCGACAGTTCGCTCAGCGGGAGCGTCGCCTATCCGGCGGCGGGACGGGCCCGGGTCGACGAGCCTCGACGCGGCCGGATCGACGTTCTGTGGTGGGCCTACCCGCTGGTCGGCCCCGGCCCCGAGCGGCTCCTCGTACTTGCCGCGGACGCCGGGCAGTTGCGCGACGCCGATGCGAACGGCAGCCGGGACAGCGAGACGATCGCCCCCGGCTTCGCACTCCACACCGACTTCCCCGGCTATCAGGACCTGGCCGGCCGGCTCCCCGAGATCCTGCCCAACATGAGCGTCCACCAGGCGACCCGGATCGTCTCGCAGGTCCTCGAACTGGGCTATCCGATCCTGGAGTTCAGCCACCGCGACCGGGTCCCGGTCACTCCCGACTGGGGTGTGCCGCGCCGGACGCCGCGCCGTCCGGCCGGGGATCCGGAGGCCACCGCCGACGGTTCGCACGCACATCGCGCCGTGCCGCGCCCCGAACTCGACCTCGAATACGGCGCGGTCCGCGAACGGCTGGAGTTCCTCAACGAGGTCAGCGGCCGCATCGGCACCTCCCTCGATCTCGAACGCACCATCCGCGAGGTCACCAGAGCCGCCGTCCCCCGCTTCACCGACTTCGCGGGTACGCATCTGCGCGCCGCGGTCCTCGCCGGTGAGGGCTTCCCGGACGGGCCGCCCGACGTCACCACCGTCTGGCACCGGGTGTGGGTCGAGCACAACGACGAACCAGGCCGCTGGGACGACACCGTCCCGGTCGGCGAGTCCATCGCCTTCCCCGAGCACACACCGTTCTTCCAGTGCATGGTCACCGGTGAGCCGGTCCTCATCCCGTACGTCAGCGAGGAGATGAGCAACCGGATCTCGGGCGAGTTCGAGAAGCGCGACCTGCGTCCCCTGATCACCCACCGGTCGCTGCTCATCGTGCCGCTCAAGGCCCGTGACGTGGTGCTCGGCTTCATGGTCCTGATGCGCCGTCCCGGCCGTGAGCCCTTCGACGACATGGACCGCACCACGGGCGCCGAACTCGCCGCCCGTGCCGGGCTCGTACTCGACAACGCCCGCATGTACACGTACCAGGAGAATGTCGCCGACACCCTCCAGGACAGCATGCTGCCCCAGGTGGAACCGCGTATGGCGGGCTGCGACATCGCCACCCGCTACCTGCCCGGCGCCCGGCTCGGCCGGATCGGCGGCGACTGGTTCGACTCGGTGAAACTGCCCGGCTCCCGGACCGCACTCGTCGTCGGCGACGTCATGGGGCACGGACTCAACTCGGCCGCGATGATGGGTCAGTTGCGCACCGCCGTACTGACGATGGCCACCATGGAGATGCCGCCCGCCCAGTTGCTGCGCAACCTCGACGACCTGGCGCAGCGCCTCGGTGAACAGTATCTGGCGACCTGCCTCTACGCCGTCTACGACCCGATCCACTCCGAGCTCCAGATCGCCAACGCCGGGCACATCCCGCCCGTACTGGTCCGCGCCGAGGACGGCCGGGCGGAGCTTCTCGACCTGCCGACCGGTGCGCCCATCGGCGTCGGCGGTGTCGCCTTCGAGACCGCGACCGTGCAGGTGCGGCCCGGCGACCGGCTGGTTCTGTGCACCGACGGCCTGGTCGAGGTGCGTGGCCAGGACATCGGCGCGGGACTCGCCGCACTCTGCGCCTCCGCCGCGCACCCCGCCGCCTCGATGGACGACGCCTGCGACACGATCATCCGCGCCCTGAACCCGAAGGGCGGCCGCAAGGACGACGTGGCACTGCTGATGGCCCGGCTGAACGGCATCCCGGACGGCGACGTCGCCGAGTGGCAACTCGCCCTGGACCCACGCGAAGTGGCCCGCGCCCGGCGGCTGGTCCGCGGCAAGCTCCTCGACTGGGAACTGCCGGAGGCGGTGGAGTCGGCCGAACTGATGGTCAGTGAACTCGTCACCAACGCCGTGAAGCACGGGCGCACCCACCACATCGGGCTGCGCCTCGTCCGGACCGGCGCCCTGCTCTGCGAGGTCAGCGACGACGAACCGGCCCCGGCCGCGCTCCTCAACGCCTCCGCCCACGACGAGTTCGGCCGCGGACTGCTGGTGGTGAGCGGCCTCGCCCGCGAGTGGGGGACGAGCACCACGGCACGGGGCAAGACCGTCTGGTTCGAACAGGCACTCACCCGCTTCCCGCGCCCCCGGTCGAACACCAGGTGA